Genomic window (Saccharothrix australiensis):
GCGGCACGGCCGGATCAGCGCGGCCGAGCTGTACCGGGAGCTGGTGGACTTCTGGCTGGTGCACGAGGCGCGCCGGCAGCGGCACCGGTTCGGGAGGCCGTCGCTGGACGACGCCGAACGGCTCGCAGCGTGCACGGCGCTCGCGCTGCGCCTGTGGGAGTCCACGGCGTCGACCGTGCGCACCGCCGACCTGGCGGACGCCGTCGTCACCACCCTGAACCGCCTCGCGGAGCGCGGTTACTCGATCGACCAGGCCGCGCACGCCGTCGGCTCGGGCACGCTGCTGGTCCGCACCGAGGACGGCGGGTTCGCGTTCGTCCACCAGTCGGTGATGGAGTGGCTGGTCGCCAAGGTGGCCGCGGACGACCTGCTCGCCGATCGCCCGGACACCACCGTCTTCCACCGGACGATGTCCCCGCTGATGGTGGACTTCTTCTGCGACCTGGCCGGCCACGACGCCGCCGTGCGGTGGGCGCGGTCCGTGCTGGCCGACCCCGGGGCCGGCGAGGTGCCCAAGCGGAACGCGACCGCCGTCGTGCAGCGGCTGGACGTCCACGCCCGCCTGGAACTCGCCGGCGTCGACCTGCGCGCCACCGACCTGTCGGCGCTCGACCTGCGCGGGGCGAACCTCAAGGGGGCCGACCTGAGCGGCCAGCGGCTGGTGGACAAGGACTTGACGGCCGCCGACCTCAGCGGCGCGGACCTGAGCCGTGTGCGGATGTTCGGCGGTGACCTCACCGACGCGGTCCTGACCGGCAGCACCTGGCGGGGCGCGGCGCTGCTCGGCGTCAGGGGGACCGACCGGCCGGAACTGGCGGACGCGGCGGTCAGCGGGCGCGACCCGGCTTCCGCGATGGTGGCACCGCTCGCGGAGGACGTGGCCGCCGTCGCCTTCTCCCCCGGCGGCGGGCTCGCCGCGCTCGCCCGCGTACACGGGGTCGAGCTGCGCGACTCCAGGAGCAACCGGCCCGTCCGGTTCTGGCGCAGGCACGCGCACCCGGTGGTGGAGGTCGCCTACTCGCCCGACGGCCGGCTGCTCGCGACCGTCGAGGAGGACGGAAGCGCCTTCGTTTGGGACGCGACGACCGATGAGCCGGTGGCCCGGCTCGTCGGCGCGGTACGGGGGCCGCTCACGTTCCTGGCGGACCGCGTCCACCTCGTCGGCCTGGACGGCGAGGGCCGCCTGACGTTCTGGGTCGCGCGCACCGGCGACGTCCGCGACGGTGTGGCAGGTGCGTTCGAGCGGCTGGCGGTGACCCCGGACGGGGTGTGGGCGGCCACCGCCACGGCCGACGGGGACATCCGGACCTGGGCGGTGAGCGGGGAGGTGGCGCAACGGACGACGGTGGGCGCGGCGGTGCGCCGGATCGCGATCAAACCGGGCGCGGAGGTCGTGGCCGTCGCCACCGAGGACGGCGCGGTGGAACTGGTCGAAACGGGGTGGGGGCTGTCCAACCTGCACCTGGAGGCCGAACCGGGTGTGGTCGACGACCTGGCGTACTCGCCGGACGGCACGCTGCTCGCCATCGCCCGGCGTGGCACGGATGTCGTGGTCCTGAACGCCACGACCGGCGCGGAGGTCGCGGCGCTGCCCACCCGCGTCGGCGCGTGCCGGGTGGCCTTCACGCCGGACAGCAGGCGGATCGCCGTCACCGTGGACGACGGCTCGTCCGTCGTCCACGAGATCGGCACGGAGAAGCGCTTCCCCCTGTCCACCGGGTGGCGCACCGCCGGGCCGGTGGCGTTCACGTCCAAGGGTTCCCTGATCACCTCGTACGACCACCACGTCCGGGTCTGGCACCTCGGGAGCGGGGTCGTCGCGGCGAAGACCCACGTCGACGCCGTCGACCGGGTGACGTTCGCGCCGAACGGGATGCGGGCGGCCACCACCACGGCGATGGGCATCGCGGTGGTCTGGCCGTTGCACGGGCTCCACGAGCCGATCCACCTCGACCACCCCTCGGTCCGCGCGGTGGCCTTCTCCCATGACGGCGAGCAGATCGTCACCTGGTCCTCCCGCGGCGTGCTCCGGACGTGGAACAGCCACACCGGCGACCCGTTGGGCATCTTTCGCGGTGGCGACATGCCGCCGGCGAGCGCATTGGCCCACGCGCCCTGGACCAGTGACACCGTGTCGGGGCACGAGGACGGCACGCTGCGGCTGTGGCGGCTGCCCGACGTGACCCCGATCGTGGCCCACGAGGCGGACGTCGAATGCCTCGCGTACGCGCCCGGCGGCGGCCACTTCGCCTCCGGGTCGACCGACGGCACGGTGAAGGTCTGGAAGTTCCACGGCGGACTCCGGGCCACCATGACGGTCGGGCGCACGATCTGGGGCGTGGCGTTCTCACCGGACGGCGACCGGGTCGCCGCCGCGTCCTCGGACGGGTTGGTGCGCGTCTGGGGCCTCGACGGCGACCCGCTGCTCACCCTCACCGGCCACACCGCGCGGGTGGTGGGCGTGGCGTTCTCCCGGAACGGCAGGCACATCGCCTCCACCTCCGACGACGGCACCGCGCGGATCTGGGACGCCGCCACTGGTGCCGAACTCGCGACGTTCGTGCACGGCGGCGAGGGTGAGGTGGTGCTGCTGCCGGACGGGTCGTACAAGAACGTGGGCGCCGGACCGGTGGACGAGGTGTTCTGGTCGGTCAAGCAGTGCCGGTTCCGACAGGGCGAGCTGGACCGCTACTACCCGGAGATCCGGGCGCTCGCGGCGGACGAGCCGTTGCCGGGCCTGAGCTGACCGGGCTTCGCGGCGAGGCGGTCGAGTTCGCGGTGCGCCTCCACCATTTCCACGACGGTGCGGAAGTGCTCGGCCAGCGGGGCCAGTTCGGGTTCCGGCAGCGGCGCGCCGGCGAATTCACCGGCGGGTGGGAGGATGGCCACGGTCAGCTGCCAGTCGGCGTAGGTGCCGGTGATCTTCCACGTTTGCTCCATGTGGAATACGGTCGCCCCTTGCGTCCGGGTCGTGCAATGCGCACCTTCGGGTGACACACCTTTCTTGCCCCGGTGGCAAGGCGGAACTCTCTGGGCCATGACGCGCAAGGGGGCATCCGTCCGGCAGCGGCGGGTTTCTACGGAATTGCGGGCGTTGCGCTTGGCCAGGGGCCTGAGCTGCGCCGAGGTGGCCACCGCGATCGGCTGCTCGGAGAGCAAGATCAGCCGCATGGAGACCGGGCACCGCGGGCTCTACGCGGACGAGGTGGCGGCGATACTGGGGTTCCTGCGAGCGCCCGCGAGGTTGCGGCAAGACCTGGTCGCGCTGGTGCGGGCCGGAGAGGACCGGAACTGGCACGCCATTCATGGCAAGTTGCCGGGGAATTGGAAGAACCTGATCGACTTCGAGGGCCAGGCAAGTGCTCTGTACAACTATGAGCCACTGGTGATTCCAGGGTTGGCCCAGACGGCGGACTACGCACGCACGGTGATCCGGGGTACCGATGGGTCATTGACCGATGGCGAACTCGATGCGCTGGTGGCCGTCCGGATGAGCAGGCAGATGATCCTGGGCAGAGCTGAAGTCCACTTGCTCATAGATGAGATGGTGCTGCGCCGCTGCTTCGGCGACCCACCGATGATGCGTGCCCAACTGCTGCACTTGGCCGCGATGGCGGATCGAAGGACGGTGACGGTCCAGGTCGTCCCCTTCGACACGATCGCCCACCCCGGTGTCGAAGGTTCGTTCCTCCGGTTGGACTTCGTCGATCAGCCGAGTTTGCTCTACGTGGAGAGCCGGAACACGAGCACTTTCCTCGAAGAGGAGGTCCACCTGGAAGGGGCTAGAGACGCCTGGCAGAAGCTGCTTACCTTGGCGTTGTCACCGGAGGAGTCGGTCGCCCTGATCGCCGGACTGGCCGGCAAGTCGACACCGAGCAAGGAGAACAGCCGATGACTTGGCGGAAGAGCACCTACAGCACGAGCCAGGCCAACTGCGTCGAGATCAGGCACCTCAACGGCACCGTCGCCGTCCGCGACTCCAAGAACCCCGACGGGCCGGTGCTCGTCTTCCCGACGATCGACTGGCGCAGGGTCGTCCGTTAGTCCGACTTGGTCGTCAAACGGGCGTCGCCCTCCTAAACTCACCCTGGTGAGTGACGAGTTGGTGCCGGACCCCAGTCGGATGCGCGCCTCGGACGCCGATCGCGAGAAGGTCGCGCGGCTGCTCCAGCAGGCGCACGGCGAAGGCCGACTGGACCTGCACGAACTGGACGAGCGGTTGGGCGCGGTGTACGCCGCGAAGACCTACGGCGAGTTGGCCCCGCTGACCGCCGACCTCGGGATGCCCACCGCCACGCTGCCGTCGCCCGTGGCGCAGCACCTGCCGAGCAACCGGATCGGCGGGGTCGCGGGCCCGACGACGTCCATCGCCTTCTGGTCGGGCGTCGACCGCAAGGGCGAGTGGGTGGTGCCCGCCACCCACTCCGTGGTCGCGATCATGGGCGGGGTGGCGCTCGACCTGTCCCGCGCGCGGTTCGTGGAGGCCGAGACGACGATCAACGTGTTCGCGCTCTGGGGCGGCGTGGAAATCCGCGTGCCCGAGGACGTGACGGTGCGGGTCGACGGCGCCGGGATCATGGGCGCGTTCGAGGACAACACGCACGACACGCCGACCGTGCCGGGCGGCCCGGTCGTGCGGATCACCGGCGTGGCCCTCATGGCGGGCGTCGAGGTGCGGCGGCCCAAGCGCAAGAAGCTCAAGGGCTCCAAGCACGGCGAAATCGAGGGCTGAACAACCCGCGCACACCCGTCCTGACCTGCGCGGACCCCTTCGCTTAGGCCGCGCCTCCCGGTCCGCCTAGACTCGGCGGCATGGCCTCCACACCGACTGCCGCACCGACTGCGCCGTCGCTGCCGCCGGCGCTCGCGGACGCGGTGCGCGACGACGCGTCGCTGCGCCGCTTCCTGCACGGACTGCCCGGTGTCGACCAGGTCGGGGTGGAGCAGCGCGCGGCCGGCCTGGCCACCCGCAGCATCAAGAAGGCCGCCAAGCTGTGGGCCATCGACACCGCGATCTCGATGGTGGACCTGACGACGCTGGAGGGCGCGGACACGGCGGGCAAGGTCCGGTCGCTGTCGGCCAAGGCCCGCCGGCCCGACCCGGAGCGCCCGGAGGTGCCGACGGTCGCGGCGGTGTGCGTCTACCCGGACATGGTGGCGACCGCGGTCGAGGAGCTGCGCGGCACGGGCATCGGCGTGGCGTCCGTGGCGACCGCGTTCCCGTCCGGGCGGTCGTCGTTGAAGGTGAAGCTGGAGGACACGGCGTTCGCGGTGGACGCGGGCGCGACCGAGATCGACATGGTGATCGACCGGGGCGCGTTCCTGTCCGGCCGGTACGGGCAGGTGTTCGACGAGATCGTGCAGGTCAAGCACGCCTGCGGCGACGCGCACCTGAAGGTCATCCTGGAGACCGGCGAACTCGCCACCTACGACAACGTGCGGCGCGCGTCCTGGCTGGCGCTGCTCGCGGGCGGCGACTTCATCAAGACGTCCACCGGCAAGGTGTCGCCCGCCGCGACGCTGCCGGTGACGCACGTGATGCTCCAGGCCGTGCGCGACTGGCACGCCCGGACCGGGCAGCGGCGCGGGGTGAAGCCCGCCGGCGGCATCCGCAGCACCAAGGACGCGATCAAGTACCTGGTGGCGGTGCACGAGGTGGCCGGCCCGGAGTGGCTGACGCCGGACCTGTTCCGGTTCGGCGCGTCGACGCTGCTCAACGACCTGCTCATGCAGCGGCGCACCCAGTTGGACGGCCACTACAGCGGCCCCGATTACGTGACGGTGGACTGACATGTGGGAATACGCGCCCGCGCCCGAGTCGCGCGATATCGCGAACCTGAAGCCGACCTACCGGATGTTCGTGGACGGCGAGTTCACCGAGGGCTCCGGCGAACCGCTGAAGACGGTCAACCCCGGCACGGAGGAGGTGCTGGCGGAGGTCTCCACCGCCGGGCCCGCCGACGTCGACCGGGCCGTGGCGGCGGCCCGCCGGGCCTACGACGGGGTGTGGGGCCGGATGCCCGGCGCGGAGCGCGCCAAGTACCTGTTCCGCATCGCCCGGCTGGTGCAGGAGCGCGCGCGTGAGCTGGCCGTGCTCGAATCGCTCGACAACGGCAAGCCCATCAAGGAATCGCGCGACGTCGACGTGCCGACGGCGGCGGCCCACTTCTTCTACCACGCGGGCTGGGCGGACAAGCTCGCCTACGCGGGCCACGGGCCGGACCCCCGGCCGCTGGGCGTCGCCGGCCAGGTGATCCCGTGGAACTTCCCGCTGCTGATGGCGGCGTGGAAGATCGCGCCCGCGCTGGCGTGCGGCAACACGGTCGTGCTCAAGCCCGCCGAGACGACGCCGCTGTCGGCGCTGGTGCTGGCGGAGATCATCCAGCAGGCCGACCTGCCGCCGGGCGTGGTGAACGTCCTGCCGGGCGCGGGTGACGTCGGCGCGGCCGTGGTGTCGCACCCCGGCGTGGACAAGGTGGCGTTCACCGGGTCCACCGAGGTCGGCAAGGTCATCCAGCGGCAACTGGCGGGCACCGGCCGGAAGCTCACCCTGGAGCTGGGCGGCAAGGCGGCGAACATCGTGTTCGACGACGCGCCCCTGGACCAGGCGGTCGAGGGCATCGTGAACGGCATCTTCTTCAACCAGGGCCACGTGTGCTGCGCCGGGTCGCGCCTGCTGGTGCAGGAGTCGGTGGCCGACGAGCTGCTGGAGAAGCTGCGGGTGCGGGTGTCGACGCTGCGCGTCGGCGACCCGCTGGACAAGAACACCGACGTGGGCGCGATCAACTCGCGCGAGCAGCTCGCGAAGATCCAGGAGCTGACCGCGTCCGGCGAGGCCGAGGGCGCGCAACGGTGGACGTCGTCGTGCCCGTTGCCGGACAAGGGCTTCTACTTCGCGCCGACGGTGTTCTCCAACGTGTCGCAGGCGATGCGGATCGCGCGCGAGGAGATCTTCGGCCCGGTGCTGTCGGTGCTGACGTTCCGCACGCCCGACGAGGCCGTGGCGAAGGCGAACAACACGCCGTACGGGCTGTCCGCGGGCATCTGGACCGAGAAGGGCTCCCGCATCCTGTGGGCGGCGCAGAAGATGCGCGCCGGCGTGGTGTGGGCGAACACGTTCAACCGATTCGACCCGACCGCGCCGTTCGGCGGGTACCAGGAGTCGGGATTCGGCCGCGAGGGCGGTCGCACGGGGCTGGAGGCGTACCTCGATGTCTGAGCAGTCCGAGCAGTCCGAGCAGGCGACCACCGGCCGGGCCGGGCACCGGGTCGCGGTGGCGAAGACCTACAAGCTCTACGTCGGCGGCGCGTTCCCGCGCTCCGAGTCCGGGCGGTCGTACCCGGTGACGGACGCGCGGGGCGCGTTCCTCGCCAACGCCGCGCAGGGCTCGCGCAAGGACGCGCGGGACGCCGTCGCGGCGGCGCGGAAGGCGTTCGCCGGGTGGTCCGGTGCGACGGCGTACAACCGGGGGCAGGTGCTCTACCGGGTGGCCGAGGTGCTGGAGGGCAGGCGCGACCAGTTCACCGCCGAGGTCGGCGCGGCCGAGGGCGTCGCGGTGGACGAGGCGCGGGCGCTGGTGGACGCGGCGATCGACCGGTGGGTCTGGTACGCCGGGTGGACGGACAAGGTCGCCACCGTGCTGGGCGCGTCGAACCCGGTCGCGGGGCCGTACTTCTCGTTCTCGGTGCCGGAGCCGACCGGGGTGGTCGCGGTGCTCGCGCCGCGGGAGTCGTCGCTGCTCGGGCTGGTCAGCGCGCTCGCGCCGGTGATCGCGACCGGCAACACCGCCGTGGTGGTGGCGTCGCAGGACCGGCCGCTGCCCGCGATCACGCTGTCGGAGGTGTTGGCGACGTCCGACGTGCCGGGCGGGGTGGTCAACGTGCTCACCGGCCGGACGGCGGAGATCGCGCCCTGGCTGGCGACGCACGCGGACGTCAACGCGCTGGACCTGACCGGCGCGCCGGAGTCCCTGCGCGCGGACCTGGAGCGGTCGGCGGCGGGCACCGTGAAGCGGGTGCTGCGGGCGCGGCCGGCGGAGGACTTCACGCGCGAGCCGGACCTGGCGCGGATGCGGGCGTTCCTGGAGTCGAAGACGGTCTGGCACCCGGTCGGGGTGTAGCCGCGGCCCGCGGACGGGGTGCCGGGTCAGCGGCTCCGGGTCGGGGGCTCCGGGTCGGGGGCTCCGGCTCGGAGGCTCCGGGTCAGGGGCTCCGGGTCAGGGGCTGCGGCGCTCCCGCGCGGGCGCGAGGTCGGGTGCGCCCAGGCACTTCGCGGCCTGGGCCGCGCCGGCCGCCAGCGCGGCGGGCACGTCCGCGCCGGCGAGGTGCGCCACCAGGAACCCGGCGAAGAACGCGTCGCCCGCCCCGTTGGTGTCCACGACCCGCTCGACCGGCGCGGCCGGGACGTGGTGCGACCCGCCGGGGACCACCGCCAGCGCGCCCCGTGCGCCGAGGGTCGCCACGGCCGTGCGCGTGCCGTCCGCGACCCGTGCGGCGAGGAACGCGCGCAGGTCGTCCTCGGGCATCCCGTCGTCGTTGAGGAACAGGTGGTCGGCCGCCCGGACGAAGTCCCGGTGGTACTCGGCCACGCCGTCGTAGTCGTGCACGTCGCACCACACCGGGACGCCGGCCCGCCGGGCGGCGGCGAGCAGCGGCCGGGCGTGCTCGGCCAGGTCGACCACGGCGGCGTCGGCGTCGGCGAGCGCGGCGAGGGCCCGGTCGTCGTGCCGCGGTCGCGCCAGGTCGGGCAGTTCGAGGTAGATCGACACCCGGCCGCCGTCCGGCGCCATGAGGTTGAGGTGCTGCTCGCTCGGGCCCGGCACGACCTCGGCGACCAGGTCCACCCCGGCGGCGGTCAGGGCGTCGGTGATCGCGCGCCCCGCCTCGTCGTCGCCGACGACCGTGCGCAGGGTGACGTCCGCGCCGAGGTGGGCGAGGTTGAGCGCCTTGCCCGCCGACGTGCCGCCCAGCGCGGTCCGGTGCCCGCGCGCGAACACCGTGCGCGGGGTCGGCTCGGGCAGGCGGTCCAGGTACACCAGGCGGTTCCACGACGCCGGCCCCGCGACGAACACCTTCGGCATGGGCACAGTGTGCGGCACCGGGGACCGCCCGGCCGGGTCGGCGGTGGCTCGCGCCGCCGACCCGGCCGGGGTTCCGGTCAGCCGCGCGCGGCCGGCGAACCGTCGAGGGAAATGGTGTACCAGCCGATCGGGCCGCAATCCGTCACCCACGGGCACCGTTCTTTCACCACGGCGAACCGGGCGTCGTCGGAGACCGTGGGGTGAATGACGAAAGCGGTCCCCTTGCGCGGTTCGGGGAGCTGGACCTCCACGCCGGTGGACTGGTCCTGGACATGGGCTTTGGATGCCGCGAAGTTCCGCTGGTCGCGGCTCAACCAGTAATAGCCGACCAAACTGCCGGCGCGGTCGACGGAATCCACACCCACGTCCAACGTCCGGCTGTCCTCCTCCCACGTCCGCAGCACCACCGGGGCGGCGCCCGGTCGGGTGGAGACCTTCTTGAGCTGGAACCGGTGTTCGACGGGCCGCACGACGTAGAACAGCCACTGGCCGTCGCCGCTGATCCGGTAGCCCGACCCTTCGGCCAGGGCGCGCCGCTCGCCGGTGGCGGTGTCGAAGAGCGTCGTCCGGAACGGCTGGTCGTGGCTCGCCCGGTAGTAGGACAGGAACCTGGTGCCGCTGTCGTCGGACCTCACCGAGCCGGGGTACCGCCAGCAGCCGCGCGCCCAATCGGTGCACTCCTCCAGCAACTCGGTCGTGCCGGCGTGGATGTCGTGGCGGTTGAGCCTGGTCTCCCCGTACTCGCCGAGGTCGGCCCAGGTCAGCCTGCGGCCGTCGGCGGACAGGGCGATCGACTCGATGAACCACCGCCACGGCAGGGTCGTCACGCGTCGGACGCCGGACGCCAGGTCGCGGTAGAACAGGGACGGCGTCTCGGTGTCGCCGCTGGAGTAGGCGAAGGTGGTGCCGTCCGCTCCGATCGCGGCATAGCGCCAGTCGGCCACCTGCGGGCTGCCGTCCTCCTTGACGCTCACCAGGAACGTCTCACCGGACCTCAGGTCCTTGCGCACCAGGTACATGCCGAGGTTGTACGGCGTCCGGTAGCGCTCGGGGACCATGTTGCTGTGCGTGCGCACCGTGAAAAGCGCATACCGGTTGTCGTTGGACAGCGCGATGAAACCCGCCTCCTGCGAACCCGCGGATTCGCCGACGCCGGTGCTGTCGGTGTCGATCCGGGCGAACCGCTGTCCCGCGTCGGCGGTGTGCGGCGATGCGGCGGCGGCCGGCGCGACGCTTGCCGACGCGATTCCCACCGCGACCGCCGCCACTGCCACGAGGATTTTCCGCAAACTTTTCATCGCGCCTCCTCCGGAGTCGGATCGTGCCTGAAATCGTGCCAGGATTCGACGTCCCGAAAGGGCACACTTACCGACCGGAAACACCCTGCGAACCCGGATGGGAGCAGCACTGCCGACGTTCAGGGCAGTGCGCCGACACCATTCGCGTCAAAGCGATCACCGGGCCGGTGCGCGGGTCAGGCCGGGGTGATCACGGCGGCCAGCAGCGCCCGCAGGTCGTCGACGGAGGCGGCCATGCTCACCCGGCACGCCTCGTTGAACGCGGTCGGGTCGAGGTCGTGGAAGGCGACCCGCCACCCCGCTTCCCGCGCCAACTGGCGGAAGAAGGCCCGCTGCGTGCGCCCGTTGCCCTCCCGGAACGGGTGCAGCGCGTTGACCTCGGCGAAGTAGTGGGTGAACCGGTCCAGGAACGGCTCGCGGGCCACGTCCCGGAGGAACCGCTCCTTGCGCAGCTCCTCGAACAGCCACGCGCCGTAGGGCTCGATCTGCCGCCAGGCGGCGAACATCGCCGACCGGCGGATGTCGACCCGCCGCAGGTCGCCGGCCCACTCGTAGAAGTCGCCGAAGATGTGGCGGTGGAACGCCTGGAGGTGCGCCAGGTCGTACAGGCCGGGCAGGGGCTGCACCGCGAGCTGCTCGACGCGCAGGGTGCTCAGCCGGGTCTCGGCCGCGTCGCACGCGGACTTGTCGGTCAGGCCGAAGCGGTTGCGGAGCACACCGGTGACGGGGTCCGCGTACGGGTCCTCGAAGGTCACGACCGCCGCAGGGCCTCGATCTCCCTGGCGATCGCCTCGTCCATCGACAGCTCGCCCGCCGCGACCGACCGCAGCGTGGCCACCAGGTCGTCCGGCACGTCGCGCCCCTCCAGGCGGGCGCTCCCGACCGCCTCCGCGACCGCCTCGTCGCCGTCGCTGGTCAACCGGCGGAAGTAGCGGGCCATCACCTCGTTGGACAGCGGGGCGCTGCTCGGCTCCGACTCCGCCAGGCCGCCGCGCGCGGCCCGCCACGGCTCCTCGTCGTGGGCCATGTCGCTCAACTCGTGCCGGCTGAACTTGCCGTACCGCTCGACCACGTCCCGCACGACCGAGCGCTCCCGCTCCGACAGCCCGCGCGGGTCGCCCTCCTGCCACGAACAGACCTCGGTCCGGCCGCGGTGGCGGTGGTAGACCTCCGGCACTACCGGACCCCGCCGCCACGCCTCGATCCGGGCGGCGAACATCGGCTCGTCGTACCGGGCCAGGTGCCACGCCTGCGCGTAGTACAGCAGCTTCTGCAACTTCATCGGCGATTCCGGCCCGGTCGCGTCCAGCACCGCCGCGGCCACGTCGTGCACGTCCGCCATACCCGCTCCATTACCGCTGACCTGCGAAAACCCGTGACACCCAGGATACCGGAACCCGGCCGGGAAGTCAGTCGGTCCGCCAACCCAGGCGGCCGTCGGTGGTGACGAGCGGTTCGCAGTGGCCGAGCCTGCCCCGGTGCTCCAGCACCGTCGCGACCTGGTCGAGCATCTCGTCCAGGCTGGTCCACTCGGGCTTGAGCATCTCGCCGCGCTCGCGGTCCCACTCGACCACGCAGCCGCAGAGCACACCGGGGCGCAGGTCGACGGCCAGCGCGTCGCCGCAGCCGTCGAAGGCGATCGGCAGCCACCTCGGGTGGAACCCGGACGTGGGCGTGCCCGCCTCGGAGTCGAGGTCCGCCGGCCAGAACCGCTCCTTGAGCCGCCACGACCGCAGGGCGTTCGACGGGCCCAGCGGCGTGTAGAACGGCGGCAGCACCTCCGCGAACGCCAAGTCGGCGGTGCCGCCGCAGACGGCCCACCACGTGCGGAGGTCGTCGGGCGGCTCCAGCCCGCTCGCGTGCGCCAGCGCCTCGACCGCCGCCCGGTCCTCACTGGGTACGAAGGCCGAGCCGGTCGAGGGGGCGTGGTCCTGGAGCCACGCCACGATCCGTGCCCAATGGCGCAGAACACCCACGCCTCCATGATCACCCGGCGCGGGCGCTCGCGGTACCGCCCATCAGGGGAGGATCTGCGGCAAAGCCCGCACGTCCGGGCCGCCGATGGGGCAGGATCGCCGGAGTCAGGGCACCAGAGGGGGAATGCGGTGGAACGGGGTTTCGGCGTCGACCTCGCCGCGCTGTCGACCTACAGCGGCACGGCGTCCGGTCTCGCCGGCGAGGTGGGCGCGGTCGGCACGTCGACGTTGGCCGGCACCACGTCGCTCGCGGCGGGCAGTTTCGGTCGGCTCGGCGACGAGGTCGGGCTGGGCGCGGCGTTCCAGCAGGCGGCGCAGGCCCAAGTGGACGGAGTCGCGGCGGCTTCCGCCGGGCTGTCGGCGTTCGCCTCGGCCGTGTCGAGGGCGGGCGCGGCCTACGCGGAGCAGGAGGCGCAGCACGGCGCCGACTTCAACCGGGCGTACCGGGTCTAGCGATGGACGTCGCGGGATTCCTGGCCGGCCTCGTCCGGCCGATGAAGGACGACCTGGCCCAGCTGGAGGGCGACACCGGCGGCGCGACGAGCGCGGCGGACGCCTTCGGGCGGGCCTCCTCGGCGCTGACCGGGATCGACGGTCGGCACACCGGCGCGGCCAACGCGGCGCTCGGCACCTGGTACGGCGAGCGCGCGAACGCGTTCCAGCAGCGCGTGGCGGCCTTCTCCGGCGGGGTGGCGACGCTGGCGCGCAACGCGACCACCACCCAGAGCGCCGCGACGACCGCCGTGGGCGCGGTCGAGGGCGGGCGCAAAGCCATCCAGGGCCTGATCGACGACTTCACCGGGTGGGCGGAGCCCCGGCTGGCCGCCGCGGTCGCGGCGGGCGTGTTCGGCGGTCCCGGCGCGGTGCTCGCGGTCGCCGCCGACGTCACCGCCAAGGCGCGCGAGTACGAGGACCGGTCGCGGCGGGAGCTGGACAAGGTCCGCACCGAGCTGACGGCCGTCGTGGCGCGGCTGAAGGGCTTGGAGAAGCCCGACTTCGCGGGTCTCGGCGACCCGCTGGGCGACGATTCCGGTGGCACCACGTCGACTTCGAGCGCCGGCGACGACGGCAGGCGCGATCCCTCGTCGCCCGGCGGGCCCGGCGGCGGTGGCGGCGGTTCCGGCTCCGGTGGCGGCGGTTCCGGTGGCGGCGGCGGTGGTTCGGGCGGCGGTTCGGGCGGCGGGGGTGGCGGCGCTTCCGGGCCCCGGCTGCCGGTCGCGATCCCGCCCCAGCCGGGCACCGGCGTCGGCGTGAACCTGCCGGACGGCAGCACGGCGGAAGCGCCCAACGAGACCGCCGCGCGTGCCGTGCGCAACGCGCTGTCCGCCCTGGGCACCCCGTACGTGTGGGGTGGCGCGAACCCGCCGCAGGGCACGGACTGCTCCGGCCTCACGCAGTGGGCGTACAAGGGCGCGGGGTTCGACATCCCGCGACCGGCGTCGTCGCAGGCGATGGGCGCGTCCGTGCCGCCAAACCAGTTGCTGCCCGGCGACCTCGTGGTGTGGGACGGGCACGTGGCGATGGTGATCGGCAACGGGCAGATGGTGGAGGCGGGCGACCCGGTCCA
Coding sequences:
- a CDS encoding DUF397 domain-containing protein, with amino-acid sequence MTWRKSTYSTSQANCVEIRHLNGTVAVRDSKNPDGPVLVFPTIDWRRVVR
- a CDS encoding DUF1707 SHOCT-like domain-containing protein; translation: MSDELVPDPSRMRASDADREKVARLLQQAHGEGRLDLHELDERLGAVYAAKTYGELAPLTADLGMPTATLPSPVAQHLPSNRIGGVAGPTTSIAFWSGVDRKGEWVVPATHSVVAIMGGVALDLSRARFVEAETTINVFALWGGVEIRVPEDVTVRVDGAGIMGAFEDNTHDTPTVPGGPVVRITGVALMAGVEVRRPKRKKLKGSKHGEIEG
- the deoC gene encoding deoxyribose-phosphate aldolase, whose amino-acid sequence is MASTPTAAPTAPSLPPALADAVRDDASLRRFLHGLPGVDQVGVEQRAAGLATRSIKKAAKLWAIDTAISMVDLTTLEGADTAGKVRSLSAKARRPDPERPEVPTVAAVCVYPDMVATAVEELRGTGIGVASVATAFPSGRSSLKVKLEDTAFAVDAGATEIDMVIDRGAFLSGRYGQVFDEIVQVKHACGDAHLKVILETGELATYDNVRRASWLALLAGGDFIKTSTGKVSPAATLPVTHVMLQAVRDWHARTGQRRGVKPAGGIRSTKDAIKYLVAVHEVAGPEWLTPDLFRFGASTLLNDLLMQRRTQLDGHYSGPDYVTVD
- a CDS encoding aldehyde dehydrogenase family protein, whose translation is MWEYAPAPESRDIANLKPTYRMFVDGEFTEGSGEPLKTVNPGTEEVLAEVSTAGPADVDRAVAAARRAYDGVWGRMPGAERAKYLFRIARLVQERARELAVLESLDNGKPIKESRDVDVPTAAAHFFYHAGWADKLAYAGHGPDPRPLGVAGQVIPWNFPLLMAAWKIAPALACGNTVVLKPAETTPLSALVLAEIIQQADLPPGVVNVLPGAGDVGAAVVSHPGVDKVAFTGSTEVGKVIQRQLAGTGRKLTLELGGKAANIVFDDAPLDQAVEGIVNGIFFNQGHVCCAGSRLLVQESVADELLEKLRVRVSTLRVGDPLDKNTDVGAINSREQLAKIQELTASGEAEGAQRWTSSCPLPDKGFYFAPTVFSNVSQAMRIAREEIFGPVLSVLTFRTPDEAVAKANNTPYGLSAGIWTEKGSRILWAAQKMRAGVVWANTFNRFDPTAPFGGYQESGFGREGGRTGLEAYLDV
- a CDS encoding aldehyde dehydrogenase family protein, whose product is MSEQSEQSEQATTGRAGHRVAVAKTYKLYVGGAFPRSESGRSYPVTDARGAFLANAAQGSRKDARDAVAAARKAFAGWSGATAYNRGQVLYRVAEVLEGRRDQFTAEVGAAEGVAVDEARALVDAAIDRWVWYAGWTDKVATVLGASNPVAGPYFSFSVPEPTGVVAVLAPRESSLLGLVSALAPVIATGNTAVVVASQDRPLPAITLSEVLATSDVPGGVVNVLTGRTAEIAPWLATHADVNALDLTGAPESLRADLERSAAGTVKRVLRARPAEDFTREPDLARMRAFLESKTVWHPVGV
- a CDS encoding carbohydrate kinase family protein encodes the protein MPKVFVAGPASWNRLVYLDRLPEPTPRTVFARGHRTALGGTSAGKALNLAHLGADVTLRTVVGDDEAGRAITDALTAAGVDLVAEVVPGPSEQHLNLMAPDGGRVSIYLELPDLARPRHDDRALAALADADAAVVDLAEHARPLLAAARRAGVPVWCDVHDYDGVAEYHRDFVRAADHLFLNDDGMPEDDLRAFLAARVADGTRTAVATLGARGALAVVPGGSHHVPAAPVERVVDTNGAGDAFFAGFLVAHLAGADVPAALAAGAAQAAKCLGAPDLAPARERRSP